The nucleotide window GTGCCGCCAGGAGCGACCACGGGCTCCACGCCCTCGCCCGGGGCGTCGGCCCACCACACCCGGTCCACGAGGGCACGCAGGTCGGCGCGGACCCGAGAGCCGACGATGTCGCGCTGGAACAGCGTGGGGGCCGTGAAGGGACGCACCTGGGCCACGGCCACGTAGCCGCCGGCCGGCTCGGTGTGCGGCACGGGGTACCAGAGGACGAGGTCGGCGAGGCCGAGATCGGCCACGAGCTGCCAGTCCCCCACGAGCATCTGCAGCCAGGAGCGCTCCTGCTCCCCCAGGTCGGGGTGCGAGTTCAGGGGGTCCGACGCGAGAGTGCTGACCATGGGACCAGCCTACGGCCGCTCCCCCGCCGCCCTGCGGCAGCGTCGTCCTCCGTGCCCGACCGCGTCGCCCGCCGCCGACGGCGCCCGTCCCCCGGCGGCACGGCCCCCTCCCTGCGCGCGAGGGACGCGACGGCCCGGCGCAGGGGGCTGGACGGGGCCGCCTCGGCGAGCACCTGCCCGCCCAGCAGTGCACGGTCCGCGGCGCCCGGGTCCCACGGAAGGAACGCGGCCACGGGCACGGGAGGTCCGTAGCGCGCCCAGACCGAGCTCACCTGGGCCCGCGGCGACACCCCGGACGCCCCGGCCCGCGTGCGATTCACCACCACGCCGACGCCCTCGGCGGTCACCGCGCGGCCGAGGGCCTCGACCCCTCGGATGAGGCGCGGGAGGCCCACGGCGTCCGCCGTCCCCACCGCCAGCACCCGGTCCGCGGCGCCGAGCGCGGCGAGCGTGGCGGCGTTGCGCTGTGGGGCGGGGACGTCGAAGGAGAGCTCCTCGTCCTCCTCGAGGCTGAAGCCCACGTCCACGACCACGCGGTCCCAGTGCTCGCGTGCCGCGGCCAGGATGCGCTCGACGGCCGAGCCCCGCACCTCCGGCCAGCGGTCCGGCCGGGACAGGCCCGTGAGCACGTCCATCTCCGCGCCGGCCACACGGACGCGCACGGCGGCCTCCACGAGGTCGGCGGCCGTGATGCGCTCACGGTCCGCCCGTCGTGCTGCCCGGGACACGCCCGCCGTCTCGTCGGCCAGGCCCAGATGTGCGCCGACGGCCGGTCCGTAGGTGTCCAGGTCCACCAGGAGGGTGGCCAGCCCCGTGAGCGCCAGCTCGGCCGCCACGTTCACCGCGACGGTGGTGCGGCCCGGGGCGCCCGTGGGCCCCCAGACCACGACGACCCGACTCGGCCCCCGTCCCGAGGCACCGTCGCCCGGGCCGCCGTCGTCCGTCGCCGCCTTCGGCGCATCGTCCCCCACGTCCTCGGTCAGCACCGTGGGGGCCGCACCGCCGTCCGTCGTGGCGGCACCCTCGCCGATATCCGGCGCGGGGCCGCCCCACACCTCGGAGAACGCGGAGTCCGGCACGGGCTGCCCTGCGAGATCCCAGCGCGCCGTGGGATCGACGCCCACCGGGAGGGATCCGGTGTCGACCTCCACGGTGCCGGGGACGGCGTCCACGGAGTCCACGAGGGCCTCCACTCCATCCGGCTCCTCCTCGGCCAGGCCGGCCGTGGGCTGCACCCCCAGTGCGGCGGCGCGCGCCGCGTCCTGGATCGCGCGGGCCAGCTCGAGGGGCGCGGCGTCGGCGCGCAGGCACGGCACGCCGAGCCCGCGGAGGCGGACCCGCTCGGAGCGGATGTCGCTCAGGGCCACGATGCCCACGGGCCGCGGGGCCGCCTCGAGCTCGTCCAGGAACGCGCGGGTCAGCTCGTCCGATCCACCGGCCACCAGCACGGCGTCCACCATGCCGGAGCGTGCGGCCGCGATCAGCTCGGCGAGGTCGGCGGCGCGACGCAGGACCGTGACCTCCCTCTGACTGCGTTCGAGGACCCCGATGAGGTCCGTGCCGGGCGCCACGGTGACGGCCAGGGAGATCCGCACGGTCAGGCCGCCCCGAGGGCAGGGACCACCGTGATGCGGGCGTCCGTGACCTTCGCGTCAAGCAGGCGAGGCAGCACGTCCTCGTCCACCATGAGCTGCACGCGTGCGGCGGGTCCTCCCCCCAGGGCGCCCTGGTCCTCGGCGAGCTCGATGATCTCGATCCCCTCCGCGAGCCGCTGCGGGTCCGCGTGACCGCGGCCGCCCTCCACCGGCGCGGCGACCCACACGTCCACCCGGTCACCGACCCCGACGCCGTCTGGCAGCGGCTCGTCGAGCTCCACCCCGACGGGCCGGCGACGCTGGGGGTCGACCTCTCCGAGCAGGCGCAGCGGCACCAGCTCGCCCGCCCGCACGGTCCCCGACGCCACGCGGCCCGCGGGCGGCGGCCCGTCCGCGCGCAGGTAGAGGTGCCCGGCGTCGCCGAGGTTGGCCTCCGCGGGCGCGAACTGCTCCGCCTCGACGGGGGCTCCGGGGACGATGTCCCGCGTGGCCGCCCAGTACGAGTGGGTGCGCTGGGAGGCGGAGACCAGGGCGACGACCCCCGCGACCGAGGCGAGCACCAGCACGAGCCCGACGATCAGACGCGGATCCCGCCACCGCGGACGACGCAGTCGCGTGCCCTCGGCCGGCGCGTTGACGTGCATGGACACGGTGGGTCCCCCTTCAGGACGGGCCCGGCGAGGGGCCGCGCGGGCCTGAGCACCCCGTCGGTGCCTCCCCCGCTCCGCGCTGGCACCAGGGTATCCACCGACGGCGCGGGATCCCATGCCTGGCGCCTGGGTGTGGAAAAGTGTCCGGAACCGTCCCGGTCACGATTCAATGGGGGACGACGACGCGGTCGCGACCCCGACCGCGTCCGCCCGCCTCGGAGCTCCGGGGCGACGACCCGTGGAGGAGCATCGTGCAGCGCTTTCTGACCCTGACGGACGTGGCCGAGGTCCTCAACGTCTCGGCCGGGCAGGCTCGCGCGCTCGTGCGCAGCGGAGAGCTCCAGGCCATCCAGGTCGGAGGCCGCGGCCAGTGGCGGATCGAGCAGTCCTGGCTGGACGAGTTCATCCAGCGCCAGATGGAGCGCACGCAGGCCCGCGTGCGGGAGTGGGCGGAGTCCGGGACGGACATGGACGCGGACGTGCGCTGAGCCGGCCCGTCGGTCCCGTCCTCACTCCAGCCCCTCCGCGCCCCGCACGAGCCCGACCGCGGAGAACGGCACCACGAGCACGCCCCGCACCGCTCCGCGGCGGCGCGCCTCGTCGCGGGCGTGGCGGGCGATGTCCAGGTGGTCCGCGCCGACCCGGTCCACCGTCCCCTCCACGATCACATCGCCCCGCAGGCCGACCACCGTGACGGCGGCACGCGAACGCGCCACGCCGCGCAGCACCGCCGCCAGCCCGATCTCGCCGGCCACGCCGGCAGGCTCGGGGACGGCGGCGCCCAGCGACCCCTCGACGGCCGCCACCGCGGCCGTCCGCACGACGGCGGAGCCGCCTCCGGTCAGGTCGACGCCGAACCACGTCCGCCCCACGGTCCGCACCCGGACGTGGAGGGCCTGTCCCTCCACGAGGTGCACGCGGAGGTCCGCGCCGCGGGCGCCGCGGAGCCGGTCCGCCAGCGTGATCCCGGCCCACTCCGCGCGCGTGAGCTCGGCGGCCTCGGCTACCGTGCCCTGCCACCCGAGGTCTGCCCAGCGCGCCTCGATGTCCTCGAACAGTCCGTCCCACCGCATGCCGCCAGCCTAGGGGTGCGGCAGCGGCGGGATGAGGTGCGCCGTCCGTCCGACGTCGCCACGTCACCGAACGACAGCAAACGACATCAAAGGACACCATTGACAATCGAACGGGACCAGGTTTGACTATGGATCGTCAAGCGACACCGGCCACGGGGCCGGCACCGCACCAGGCCTGGAGGGGACCATGCCGCACATCCTTGACCATCACGCCGCCCACACAGCGGGGTCCGCGACGCGCACCGACGTGGCGGGGACCGTCCTGCTGACCCTCTCGGGGCCCGTCCTGCTCCTCTCGGCCGCCACGTTGACGGCGTCCGCTCCGCACGGCCCCGGCCCTCAGCTGACGCACGCCCTCGGCCTCGCGGCCGGGGGCGCCGGTGCCCTCCTCCTCCTGTGGTGGTGTCTCGGCGCGCTCGGCATCGCCCTCATGGCGTTCGGTGAGCGCGCGGGCCACCGCGGGCTCACCCGGATCGGCTCCCGCATGGCCCCCGCCGTGATGCGGCGGGCGGCCTGCGCCGTCCTGGGGCTCCACCTCATCGGTGCCCCCGCCGCCTGGGCCGCACCCGCGCCGGCCCCCGCCACGGCGGCGGCGCTCGCCGATGCGTCGTGGACAGCCGCACCGAGCCCCACGCCTCGAATCGGCACGGTCCCCGGACCGCTGCCCGACGCTGGCTGGATGCCGCGCTCCCCCGCCCCTGCCCCGCCCGGCTCCGCGGAGCGGCCGACGCAGGATCGGCCCACGGTGACCGTGCGGTCCGGGGACTGCCTGTGGGACATCGCCGAGGAGGAGCTCGGCCCGGACGCGACGCTGCGCGAGGTCGACCTGCGCTGGCGTGAGTGGTACCGGGCCAATCGGGCGGTCATCGGCGAGGACCCCCACCTGATCCTGCCGGGCACCGTGCTGGTGGCCCCGGTCTTCTCCCCCCATGTCCCCGAGGCCGGCGGAGCCCGCCGATGACACGCACGGTCCACTCCGACCCCGGCACCCGTCTCGACCATTCCGCCCGCCGTCCCCCTGCCCTCAGCCTCCCGGAGGATCCCATGACCGCTCTCGCCGCCGCCCGCCCGCCCGTCGCCATGTCCCGCCCGTCGTCCGCACCACCCGTCCGAGGGCAGGGCCGCCCTGGCCAGGAGAGCCTGCTGCACGGCCCTGCCCGCCGGCCCTCCGCACTGCCCGGCACGGAGGAGCTGGCGCGGCGGGCCGCCGCGGAGCAGGGACGTGAGGAGCTGCGTCGCGCCAGGTCGCTCGTCGCGGTCGTCGCCGTCGCGTGCGTCGAGGTGGAGGCGGGTCGGCGTCCGCTGCGCGACCTCGCCGGCTGGCTCTCCCCGGAGGTCTACGACAAGGTCGCACGGCGGCTGGAGCTGCTCGCCTCGTCTCCGGCGACGCGCGGCACCGGCACGCCGCCGCCCCGACCGGTGGGCGCACGGGTGTGCGAGGTCGCCCCCGGCCGGATCGAGGCCAGCGCCACGGTGTTCACCGACGGGCGCGCCCGGGCCTTCGCCCTTCGTCTCGAGCGCCGTCTCAGCCGGTGGAAGGTGACCACGGTCGAGATGGGCTGACGCCGGCCCGCCCCGTCAGTCGCGGCGTTCGCGTCGCTGGGCGGCGCGGCGGGACCGGCGGTTCGTGCCGGCCTCCACAGTGGCCCCGGACTCCGTGGTCACCTGGGTGGCCGTGGCCGTGCCGTCCTCCGAGGGACCGCTCAGGCGCAGCTGCGCGGGCTGCCGCGGGGCGTCCACGCCCTCCACGCTGATCTGCGGCGTCATGGTGGCCGCGCGGGCGTCCTTGATCCCCGGCAGGCTCGTCGGGGCCGGGGCGGCGGAGATCTGCGCCTGGAAGAGGGTGCGGACGGACTCCTCGCGGATCGCGGCGAGCATCGCCTGGAACAGGGTGTAGCCCTCGCGCTGGTACTCCACCAGCGGCTCTCGCTGGGCCATCGCGCGCAGGCCGATGCCCTCCTTGAGGTAGTCCATCTCGTAGAGGTGCTCCTGCCACTTGCGCCCGATCACGGAGAGTACGACGCGCCGCTCGGCCTCGCGCAGCGCCTCGGAGCCCACCTGCGCCTCGCGATCCTCGTAGGCCAGCAGGGCGTCGGAGACCAGCTCGCGGCGCAGGGTCGTGGCCTTGAGGCGGCCCCGTCCGCCGGTCTCGGCGAGCACGTCCTCCTGGCTGATGCCCACCGGGTAGAGCTGGGCGAGGTCCGCCCACAGGGCGTCCAGGTCCCACTCCGTGGGGTGGCCGTGCTGGGTGGCGGCGTCCACGATGCCGCCGACGGCGTCCTCCACGAACTGGCGCACCCGCGCCGCGAGGTCCTCGCCCTCGAGGATGGAGCGGCGGTCCGCGTAGATGGCCTCACGCTGGCGGTTCATCACGTCGTCGTACTTGAGGACGTTCTTGCGCTGCTCCGCGTTGCGGCCCTCCACCTGGGTCTGCGCGTTCTGGATGGCCGCGGAGACCATCTTGAACTCGAGGGCCATGTCGTCCGGGATGGAGGAGCTGTTCATGATCCGCTGCGCCGCGCCCGGGTTGAAGTTGCGCATCAGCTCGTCCGTCAGGGACAGGTAGAAGCGGGACTCGCCCGGGTCGCCCTGGCGGCCGGAGCGGCCGCGCAGCTGGTTGTCGATGCGGCGGGAGTCGTGGCGCTCGGTCCCGAGCACGTAGAGGCCCCCGGCCTCGATCACGGCGTCGTGGTCCTCCCGGACGGCCGCCGTCGCCTCCTCGAGCACGGCGGGCCAGCGGGCCTCGTACTCCTCCGGATGCTCGGTGGCGTCGAGGCCGAGCTCCTGCATGCGGGCCACGGCCGCGAACTCGGCGTTGCCGCCGAGCATGATGTCGGTGCCGCGGCCGGCCATGTTGGTGGCCACGGTGACCGCGCCCGGGCGGCCGGCCTGCGCGACGATCGCGGCCTCGCGCGCGTGGTTCTTCGCGTTGAGCACCTCATGGCGGATGCCCTCCTTGGCCAGGAGCGTGGAGAGGTACTCGGACTTCTCCACGGACGTGGTGCCCACGAGCACGGGCTGCCGGGCGGCGTGGCGCTCGACGATGTCCTTGACGACGGCGTCGAACTTGACCTTCTCGTTCTTGTACACGAGATCGTTGCGGTCAACGCGCTGCTTCGGCCTGTTCGGGGGGATCACCACGACGCCCAGGCCGTAGGTGGACGTGAACTCGGCGGCCTCGGTCTCCGCGGTGCCGGTCATGCCGGAGAGCTTGTCGTAGCCGCGAAAGTAGTTCTGCAGCGTCACGGTGGCCAGCGTCTGGTTCTCGGGCTTGACCTCCACGCCCTCCTTGGCCTCGATCGCCTGGTGGACGCCCTCGTTGTAGCGTCGGCCCGCGAGCACGCGGCCGGTGTGCTCGTCGACGATCTGGACCTCGCCGTCCAGCACCACGTAGTCCTTGTCCCGCTTGAACAGCTCCTTGGCCTTCACGGCGTTGTTCAGGAACTGGATGAGGGTGGTGTTCTGGGACTCGTAGAGGTTCACGATGCCGAGGTGGTCTTCCACGGCCTCGATGCCCGGCTCGAGGATGCCCACCGTCTTCTTCTTGTGGTCCACCTCGTAGTGGGTGCCCTCCTCGAGGCGCCGCACCACGCGGGCGAACTCCGCGTACCACCGGTTGGCCTCGCCCTGGGCGGGCCCGGAGATGATCAGCGGCGTGCGGGCCTCGTCGATGAGGATCGAGTCCACCTCGTCCACGATCGCGTAGTGGTGGCCGCGCTGGACCAGCTCGTCGAGGGACCAGGCCATGTTGTCCCGCAGGTAGTCGAACCCGAACTCGTTGTTCGTGCCGTACGTGATGTCCGCGTTGTACTGCGCGCGGCGCGTGGCCGGGTCCTGGCCGGAGAGGATCACGCCGGTCTCCATGCCGAGGAAGCGGAACACGCGGCCCATGAGGTCCGCCTGGTAGGACGCCAGGAAGTCGTTCACGGTGATGACGTGGACGCCCTTGCCGGTCAGGGCGTTCAGGAAGGCCGGCGCGGTGGCCACGAGGGTCTTGCCCTCGCCGGTCTTCATCTCCGCGATGTTGCCGCGGTGCAGGGCGACGCCGCCGAGGAGCTGCACGTCGTAGTGCCGCTGGCCGAGGGTGCGTCCCGAGGCCTCCCGGACGGCGGCGAACGCCTCCGGCAGCAGCAGGTCCAGGGACTCGCCGTCCGCGTGCCGCGCCTTGAGCGCGTCCGTCTCGGCGCGCAGCTCGGCATCGCTGAGCGCTCGGAAGTCCTCCTCGAGCAGGTTCACGGCGTCCACCGTCCCCCTCATGCGCGAGAGCACACGGTTGTCGGAGATCTTCAGGACGCGGTCGATGATCGAAGGCACTGGTTCCTCTGCTCCCTAGCGGTGTGGCCGAGCACGCGGGGAGCGCACCCTCGGCCGGCCGATGCGCGGTCTTCTGCGACAGTCTACGGTCCGAGCCCGGACGCGCCGCGGCGCCCGCTCGGTGGCGCGGGTGCCGCGGCGCACGGGGCAGTCCGCGGAGCACCCCGGCGACGACGTGCCTGCCGCCGGGGTGCCCGTGCTCAGTCGGCGGAGGCCTGGTACTCCCGCTCCTGGACCCTCTGGCCGGCCACGTGGTCGGCCGGCAGGGACTCGTCGAGGCGGATGACGCCGTAGCTCCACCCGCGGCGGCGGTAGACCACGGAGGGGACGCCGGTCTCCGCGTTCTGGAAGAGGTAGAAGTCGTGGCCCACCAGCTCCATGGCGTCCACCGCCTCGTCCACGCCCATCGGGGTGGCGGGGAACGCCTTCTCGCGGATCCGCACGGGCGTGCCGGGCTGGGGCTCGCCGTCGTCGGCGGCGTCCTCGCCGGCGGTCGGAAGGTCCGCTCCGGTCGCGGGCAGCGGCGGGACGAAGGCCACCTCCCCGGCACCGCGGGAGGACGCCGCGCCGCGGCCCGTCCGGCGGTCCTTGCGACGGTCACGCAGGCGGCGCAGGCGCTCGGCGAGTCGCCCGCAGGCCAGGTCAAAGGCGGCCAGCTTGTCGTCCGCCGAGGACTCGGCCCGGATCACGTCCCGCGGCCCGCGCACGGTGAGCTCCACGGTCACGGACTCCTCGGAGTGTCGGTGGTGCGAGCATTTGGTGACCTTCACCTCGAGCTGGGTGGCGTCGCCGGCCAGCGGCTCCAGCCGTGCCGCTCGCTCCGCCACATGCTCGCGGAACCCGTCCGTGAGCTTGAGGTCGTGGGCGATGTAGCTGACATCCATGGTCATGGCGTCCTCCTGGTCCGACGGTCACAGACGCCCCGCCGCGCAGAAGGGGTGGACGACCTCTCGGACCGCCTCCCGACCCTGCAGGTCGGCGACCGGTCAGAGGGGAGACCTCCTTCCAGCCGCCGGCGGGACGGGAACCGGGGAACCGGTTCCGTGCCCGCCACCCTACGCCGCGGGGCTCCCGCATTCCAGTGGTTTCGTGACGCGCCTCACGGTCCAGGTCTCGTCGTGGTCCCCCGCCGCCCCGGCTCCACCCCGGCCACCACCACCGCCCCCACGGGCCGGGCGCCGGCCTCCCACGCGGCCGCGGCGAGCGCCCTGAGGGTGGCTCCGGTGGTGACCACGTCGTCCACCAGGAGCACCGGCGTCCCCGCGGGCACGCGACCGGGCATCGGCCGCCAGCGACGGGAACGGCGGCGGCGCTGCGTGGCGCCGGATCCCGCATGCTGCGGCGCACCGCCCGCCCAGCTCGGCAGGGCCGCGACCGCGCCCCGGGGCGCCATCACGAGGTCGGAGCGCACCCACTCCGGCGGGAGACCACGGGCGAGCTCCGCCACCGGGTCGTAGCCGCGCCGGCGGAATCCGGCCGCGCTGCCCGGCACGGGGAGGAGGAGGGCGGCAGCGGCGTCCGGCACGCCGGGGTCGCACCGCAGGGCCGCCGCAGCCAGGGCGAGGGCCTCCCCCAGCGGCGCACGCAGGTGCAGGGCGTGGTGGTCCTTGAAGGCCAGGAGCGCGGTGGACAACGGCGGCTCGTACACCCCGGCGGCCATCACGGGCAGGGGTGCGCCGCCGGGGCCGAGCGGGAGCGCCAGCGCCCCCTCCTCCACGCGCCGCGGCCGTGCGAGCGCCGCCTCCAGGTCACGGCGGCACACCGGGCACAGCCGGGTGGCCGGCTCCCCGCACACGACGCACTCCGCGGGCAGGACCAGGTCCACCAGCCCCTCGACGATCGCGCCGACTCCTCCGGCACCGCCCCCGTGCCGGCTCTCACTCCCCCGCATGGGACCAGGCAAGCACCGCCGTGGACGGCCCGCCCCCGCGCGTGCCCCCGCTGGGGACGAGGGCGCCCCCGGTGACTCCTGTGCAGGGGCCTCGCGGCTCAGCCGGGGAAGGCCAGATCGCGCACGGGCCGGCTGAGCTCCTGTGCCCGCCACGAGGACCCGACCAGCATGAACACGGTGTCCTGCGTCTCGGCGTACAGTGTGCCGCGGTCCCCGGCCGAGACGCCGGTGAGCCCGGAGAGCGGGTTGAGCTGACGCGTCG belongs to Micrococcus sp. 2A and includes:
- a CDS encoding ATPase, whose protein sequence is MRISLAVTVAPGTDLIGVLERSQREVTVLRRAADLAELIAAARSGMVDAVLVAGGSDELTRAFLDELEAAPRPVGIVALSDIRSERVRLRGLGVPCLRADAAPLELARAIQDAARAAALGVQPTAGLAEEEPDGVEALVDSVDAVPGTVEVDTGSLPVGVDPTARWDLAGQPVPDSAFSEVWGGPAPDIGEGAATTDGGAAPTVLTEDVGDDAPKAATDDGGPGDGASGRGPSRVVVVWGPTGAPGRTTVAVNVAAELALTGLATLLVDLDTYGPAVGAHLGLADETAGVSRAARRADRERITAADLVEAAVRVRVAGAEMDVLTGLSRPDRWPEVRGSAVERILAAAREHWDRVVVDVGFSLEEDEELSFDVPAPQRNAATLAALGAADRVLAVGTADAVGLPRLIRGVEALGRAVTAEGVGVVVNRTRAGASGVSPRAQVSSVWARYGPPVPVAAFLPWDPGAADRALLGGQVLAEAAPSSPLRRAVASLARREGAVPPGDGRRRRRATRSGTEDDAAAGRRGSGRRLVPWSALSRRTP
- a CDS encoding flagellar biosynthesis protein FlgA, whose protein sequence is MHVNAPAEGTRLRRPRWRDPRLIVGLVLVLASVAGVVALVSASQRTHSYWAATRDIVPGAPVEAEQFAPAEANLGDAGHLYLRADGPPPAGRVASGTVRAGELVPLRLLGEVDPQRRRPVGVELDEPLPDGVGVGDRVDVWVAAPVEGGRGHADPQRLAEGIEIIELAEDQGALGGGPAARVQLMVDEDVLPRLLDAKVTDARITVVPALGAA
- a CDS encoding helix-turn-helix domain-containing protein, producing MQRFLTLTDVAEVLNVSAGQARALVRSGELQAIQVGGRGQWRIEQSWLDEFIQRQMERTQARVREWAESGTDMDADVR
- a CDS encoding Rv3235 family protein, which encodes MTALAAARPPVAMSRPSSAPPVRGQGRPGQESLLHGPARRPSALPGTEELARRAAAEQGREELRRARSLVAVVAVACVEVEAGRRPLRDLAGWLSPEVYDKVARRLELLASSPATRGTGTPPPRPVGARVCEVAPGRIEASATVFTDGRARAFALRLERRLSRWKVTTVEMG
- the secA gene encoding preprotein translocase subunit SecA — protein: MPSIIDRVLKISDNRVLSRMRGTVDAVNLLEEDFRALSDAELRAETDALKARHADGESLDLLLPEAFAAVREASGRTLGQRHYDVQLLGGVALHRGNIAEMKTGEGKTLVATAPAFLNALTGKGVHVITVNDFLASYQADLMGRVFRFLGMETGVILSGQDPATRRAQYNADITYGTNNEFGFDYLRDNMAWSLDELVQRGHHYAIVDEVDSILIDEARTPLIISGPAQGEANRWYAEFARVVRRLEEGTHYEVDHKKKTVGILEPGIEAVEDHLGIVNLYESQNTTLIQFLNNAVKAKELFKRDKDYVVLDGEVQIVDEHTGRVLAGRRYNEGVHQAIEAKEGVEVKPENQTLATVTLQNYFRGYDKLSGMTGTAETEAAEFTSTYGLGVVVIPPNRPKQRVDRNDLVYKNEKVKFDAVVKDIVERHAARQPVLVGTTSVEKSEYLSTLLAKEGIRHEVLNAKNHAREAAIVAQAGRPGAVTVATNMAGRGTDIMLGGNAEFAAVARMQELGLDATEHPEEYEARWPAVLEEATAAVREDHDAVIEAGGLYVLGTERHDSRRIDNQLRGRSGRQGDPGESRFYLSLTDELMRNFNPGAAQRIMNSSSIPDDMALEFKMVSAAIQNAQTQVEGRNAEQRKNVLKYDDVMNRQREAIYADRRSILEGEDLAARVRQFVEDAVGGIVDAATQHGHPTEWDLDALWADLAQLYPVGISQEDVLAETGGRGRLKATTLRRELVSDALLAYEDREAQVGSEALREAERRVVLSVIGRKWQEHLYEMDYLKEGIGLRAMAQREPLVEYQREGYTLFQAMLAAIREESVRTLFQAQISAAPAPTSLPGIKDARAATMTPQISVEGVDAPRQPAQLRLSGPSEDGTATATQVTTESGATVEAGTNRRSRRAAQRRERRD
- the raiA gene encoding ribosome-associated translation inhibitor RaiA codes for the protein MTMDVSYIAHDLKLTDGFREHVAERAARLEPLAGDATQLEVKVTKCSHHRHSEESVTVELTVRGPRDVIRAESSADDKLAAFDLACGRLAERLRRLRDRRKDRRTGRGAASSRGAGEVAFVPPLPATGADLPTAGEDAADDGEPQPGTPVRIREKAFPATPMGVDEAVDAMELVGHDFYLFQNAETGVPSVVYRRRGWSYGVIRLDESLPADHVAGQRVQEREYQASAD
- a CDS encoding ComF family protein: MRGSESRHGGGAGGVGAIVEGLVDLVLPAECVVCGEPATRLCPVCRRDLEAALARPRRVEEGALALPLGPGGAPLPVMAAGVYEPPLSTALLAFKDHHALHLRAPLGEALALAAAALRCDPGVPDAAAALLLPVPGSAAGFRRRGYDPVAELARGLPPEWVRSDLVMAPRGAVAALPSWAGGAPQHAGSGATQRRRRSRRWRPMPGRVPAGTPVLLVDDVVTTGATLRALAAAAWEAGARPVGAVVVAGVEPGRRGTTTRPGP